The following are encoded together in the Pseudoalteromonas ruthenica genome:
- a CDS encoding M23 family metallopeptidase — protein MVQWGGAHSNTGSGYPYSSLDFNNGSGGWGSNTPWVQAAHEGTVTRYSQCNIRITHPSGYATNYYHMDALQFNSGDYISAGSWIGRYANNQSTALCQGGQSTGPHVHFSLLYNGQYVSLQNRYISGYRIDVGNYNYDDNCYNFYFERNGYKTCAWQRLYR, from the coding sequence TTGGTTCAGTGGGGGGGGGCACACTCTAACACCGGCTCTGGGTATCCGTATTCCTCGTTAGACTTTAATAATGGCTCTGGGGGATGGGGCAGCAATACACCTTGGGTGCAAGCGGCCCATGAGGGCACTGTTACACGTTATTCGCAATGTAATATTCGCATCACTCATCCAAGTGGCTATGCGACCAACTACTACCATATGGATGCGTTGCAATTTAACTCCGGTGATTATATTTCCGCAGGGAGTTGGATAGGGCGCTATGCTAACAATCAAAGTACTGCGCTGTGTCAGGGTGGTCAGTCAACGGGACCACATGTGCATTTTTCACTGCTGTATAATGGCCAATATGTGAGCCTACAAAATCGCTATATTAGTGGTTATCGTATTGATGTGGGTAATTACAACTATGACGATAATTGCTACAACTTTTACTTTGAGCGGAACGGTTATAAAACCTGTGCGTGGCAGCGCTTGTATCGCTAG
- a CDS encoding CatA-like O-acetyltransferase translates to MPYPATQVDLQQWPRAQHFAFFKDFQQPYFNVCVRLDARLLFAYCQAQALSFFSAYIYLVHKSAQQYWPMGLRIVDDQPVHYQQVTMSVVQLAEDDSFRFSYLDDTPCYTTYAQRMREEKARAASEPLFSEAFAHTEGRADVLHVSVLPWLQFSSFSHATCLGATHGIPKVVLGQYDKVSGCMPLALDVHHALMDGLHSAKYIQVLQEMMHNPSDYL, encoded by the coding sequence ATGCCTTATCCCGCCACGCAAGTGGACCTCCAGCAGTGGCCGCGTGCACAGCACTTTGCCTTTTTCAAAGATTTTCAGCAACCCTACTTCAATGTGTGTGTGCGCCTAGACGCACGGCTGTTATTTGCATACTGCCAAGCGCAGGCTTTGTCCTTTTTTAGTGCTTACATTTATTTGGTGCACAAAAGCGCGCAGCAATATTGGCCAATGGGGCTACGTATTGTTGATGATCAGCCCGTGCATTATCAGCAAGTGACGATGAGTGTGGTGCAACTGGCCGAGGATGACAGCTTTCGTTTTAGTTATCTCGATGACACGCCATGTTATACAACTTACGCCCAGCGTATGCGCGAAGAAAAAGCCCGTGCTGCGTCTGAGCCTTTGTTTAGTGAGGCTTTCGCGCACACCGAAGGGCGCGCCGATGTGCTGCATGTATCGGTATTGCCGTGGTTACAATTTAGTAGTTTTTCTCACGCTACTTGTTTGGGTGCTACTCACGGTATTCCTAAAGTGGTGTTGGGGCAATATGATAAAGTTTCAGGTTGTATGCCTTTAGCCCTGGATGTGCATCATGCACTGATGGATGGTCTGCATAGTGCAAAATATATTCAAGTATTGCAGGAAATGATGCATAATCCTTCGGATTATTTGTGA
- a CDS encoding Leu/Phe/Val dehydrogenase has product MAVFNQVDFDNHEQVVFCSDKESGLKAIIAVHNTNLGPAVGGCRLWNYASDEEAVTDVLRLSKGMTYKNAVARLPFGGGKSVIIGDAKSIKSEALFRAFGKQLERLGGSYYSAEDVNITTGDVMMMHQETNYVMGLEGKSGNPSPFTALGTFLGIKAAFQHKHGHQNLEGVKVAVQGLGAVAYDLCKHLHNAGAELFVTDINEQSVARVVNDFNATAVGIDDIYDLDVDVYAPCALGATINDNTIPRIKATIIAGCANNQLAEPRHGEIIREKGMLYAPDYVINAGGIINVYYETKPQGYNADDATKHVEGIFDTLLEIFQRSEKEQVSTHVIADKLAEEIIAQGL; this is encoded by the coding sequence GTGGCTGTTTTTAATCAAGTTGATTTCGATAACCACGAGCAAGTGGTTTTTTGTAGTGATAAAGAATCCGGCCTAAAGGCAATTATTGCCGTACACAACACTAACCTAGGCCCGGCTGTGGGCGGTTGCCGGTTGTGGAACTATGCCAGTGATGAAGAAGCCGTTACCGACGTACTACGTCTTTCCAAAGGCATGACTTACAAGAACGCTGTGGCGCGTTTGCCTTTCGGTGGCGGTAAATCTGTGATCATCGGCGATGCAAAAAGCATTAAATCAGAAGCACTATTTCGTGCTTTTGGTAAGCAACTAGAGCGTTTAGGTGGAAGTTACTATTCTGCTGAAGATGTCAACATCACCACCGGTGATGTCATGATGATGCACCAAGAAACAAACTATGTAATGGGCTTGGAAGGTAAAAGTGGTAATCCGTCGCCGTTTACTGCTTTAGGTACTTTCCTAGGTATTAAAGCGGCTTTTCAACACAAGCACGGTCATCAAAACCTTGAAGGTGTGAAAGTGGCGGTACAGGGCCTAGGCGCTGTGGCCTACGACCTATGTAAACATTTGCATAACGCTGGTGCAGAGCTATTCGTGACCGATATTAACGAGCAGTCGGTAGCGCGTGTAGTCAATGACTTCAATGCCACAGCTGTGGGTATTGACGACATTTATGACCTGGATGTGGATGTATACGCACCTTGTGCGCTAGGAGCGACCATTAATGACAACACCATTCCGCGTATTAAGGCTACGATTATTGCCGGTTGTGCTAACAACCAGTTAGCGGAGCCTCGTCATGGTGAGATCATTCGTGAAAAAGGCATGCTCTATGCGCCAGACTACGTTATTAACGCCGGCGGCATCATCAACGTCTATTACGAAACCAAGCCACAAGGCTATAATGCTGACGATGCGACTAAGCACGTTGAAGGCATCTTTGATACTTTGCTGGAGATTTTCCAACGCTCGGAAAAAGAGCAGGTATCAACGCATGTTATCGCTGATAAACTGGCAGAAGAGATCATCGCTCAGGGTCTTTAG
- a CDS encoding alpha/beta hydrolase family protein → MTTINSILSVMLLGGSALSAQAEVLSVEKLTQLNKVHSVAVSSDGRQLVYGVKTPEGSDLYLQPLSAVSSSYAGSANLAKATRLTYDSSSETAVRFSSDGQAIYFLSSRSGSNQLWRLPLSGGEARPVTNLPMDIEGYTLSSDNQSVVLSLDVYPECDTLACTIERDANPPAHNGQVYDSLMVRHWDHWNDDKVRHLFSAKLADKVITDVKDITPQWQTDVPAKPFSGMEEVAISPDGTKVVFSAKVKAPDNAWSTNFDLFEVAIEGGSIRNLTEANKAWDAAPQFSADGRYLAYKATTKPGFESDKFTLQLLDLRTGENKALAPQWDRSVSSFQFGANGRAIYATAKDLGQTSLFEISTGFGDIRSVFSDGYVGDVQVVGEQIVFSRHALNSPKELYRINRDGSGLMQLSDVNKEKMADVTLGDVEQFSFSGANDEQVYGYLVKPAQFDANKRYPLAFLVHGGPQGSFGNMFHSRWNAQLWAAQGYGVVMIDFHGSVGYGQAFTNSISRDWGGKPLQDLQKGLDYVGDNYAWLDINNGCALGASYGGYMMNWIAGNWPKGFNCLVNHAGLFDMPSFHQSTEELWFAEHEMGGPFWAKDGDYSKYNPANFVANWQTPMLVTQGLKDYRVPYAQSLGAFTTLQRKGIDSRLVVYPEENHWIHNPDNLIHWYQQVFAWMAKYTQPQSEQ, encoded by the coding sequence ATGACAACAATAAATTCTATCCTCAGTGTGATGTTGCTTGGCGGCTCAGCGCTGAGCGCCCAGGCTGAAGTACTCAGCGTTGAAAAACTAACTCAGCTCAATAAAGTGCACAGTGTGGCGGTATCCAGTGATGGAAGGCAGCTTGTTTACGGTGTAAAAACGCCCGAGGGCAGCGATTTATATCTGCAGCCCTTATCAGCAGTGAGCAGCAGTTATGCTGGCTCGGCCAATTTAGCGAAAGCGACACGGTTAACCTATGACAGCAGCAGTGAAACAGCGGTACGCTTTTCTAGCGACGGCCAAGCTATCTACTTTTTATCATCCCGCTCGGGCTCCAATCAGCTGTGGCGACTGCCCCTTAGCGGCGGAGAAGCGCGCCCCGTTACCAACTTACCCATGGATATCGAGGGTTACACCTTAAGTTCTGACAACCAATCCGTGGTACTGAGCTTAGATGTGTATCCCGAGTGTGATACCTTGGCGTGCACTATCGAGCGCGATGCCAATCCACCGGCCCATAACGGCCAAGTCTATGACAGTTTAATGGTGCGGCATTGGGATCACTGGAATGACGATAAAGTACGTCATCTATTTAGTGCTAAACTTGCTGACAAAGTGATCACCGACGTTAAAGACATCACCCCACAGTGGCAAACCGATGTGCCTGCTAAGCCTTTTTCCGGCATGGAAGAAGTGGCAATTAGCCCTGATGGCACCAAGGTGGTTTTCAGCGCTAAGGTTAAAGCCCCGGATAATGCTTGGAGCACAAACTTCGATTTATTTGAAGTGGCTATCGAAGGCGGCTCTATTCGCAACCTCACCGAAGCAAACAAAGCTTGGGATGCAGCGCCGCAGTTCTCCGCTGACGGCCGTTACCTTGCCTATAAAGCGACGACAAAACCAGGCTTTGAATCAGACAAGTTCACTTTGCAGTTGCTAGATTTGCGCACTGGTGAGAACAAAGCACTGGCACCACAGTGGGATCGCAGTGTGAGCAGCTTCCAATTCGGTGCCAATGGCCGTGCTATTTATGCCACCGCCAAAGATTTAGGTCAGACCAGCTTATTTGAAATCAGCACCGGGTTTGGCGATATCCGTAGCGTGTTCAGCGATGGCTATGTCGGTGACGTGCAGGTTGTAGGCGAGCAAATCGTGTTTTCTCGCCATGCTCTGAATTCACCGAAAGAGCTCTATCGTATTAATCGCGATGGCAGCGGCTTAATGCAGTTAAGTGATGTTAATAAAGAAAAAATGGCTGATGTGACTTTAGGTGACGTAGAGCAGTTTAGCTTCAGTGGTGCCAACGATGAACAGGTATATGGTTATCTTGTTAAGCCGGCCCAGTTCGATGCTAACAAGCGCTATCCACTGGCATTTTTAGTCCATGGGGGTCCGCAAGGCTCGTTCGGCAATATGTTCCACAGTCGTTGGAATGCTCAGCTTTGGGCGGCGCAAGGCTATGGCGTAGTGATGATCGATTTTCACGGCTCGGTGGGCTATGGCCAAGCGTTTACCAACTCTATTTCCCGCGATTGGGGAGGTAAGCCGCTGCAAGACCTACAAAAAGGTCTCGATTACGTGGGCGATAATTATGCCTGGTTAGACATTAACAACGGCTGTGCCCTCGGAGCCTCCTACGGCGGTTACATGATGAACTGGATTGCCGGAAATTGGCCTAAAGGCTTTAACTGTTTGGTTAATCATGCGGGCTTATTTGATATGCCAAGCTTCCACCAAAGCACCGAAGAGTTGTGGTTTGCTGAGCATGAAATGGGCGGCCCGTTTTGGGCGAAAGACGGGGATTACAGTAAGTATAACCCGGCTAACTTCGTCGCCAATTGGCAAACACCGATGTTAGTGACTCAAGGCCTTAAAGACTACCGCGTACCATATGCGCAAAGTTTAGGGGCGTTTACCACCTTGCAACGCAAGGGCATCGACTCGCGGCTGGTGGTCTACCCTGAGGAAAATCATTGGATCCATAACCCTGATAATTTAATTCACTGGTATCAGCAAGTATTTGCGTGGATGGCAAAGTACACCCAGCCACAGAGCGAACAATAA
- a CDS encoding fumarate hydratase: protein MSTIRQQDFIDSIADALQYISFYHPLDFVQALEKAYNKEQSKAAKDAIAQILINSRMSAEGKRPLCQDTGIVTCFVKVGMDVRWDQTDMTVQQMVDEGTRRAYTNPDNPLRASIVADPAGSRKNTKDNTPSVVHIDMVPGNEVEVMIAAKGGGSENKTKMVMLNPSDDVAEWVEKTLPTMGAGWCPPGMLGIGIGGTAEKAAVLAKESLMDPVDIHELIERGAETTEEKMRLEIFERANKLGIGAQGLGGLTTVVDVKVKTAPTHAASKPVVMIPNCAATRHVHFTLDGSGPADLQPPKLEDWPEVTWEVGEDTRRVNLDTLNKDDIQDWKMGETVLLSGKILTGRDAAHKRLQGMIESGEGLPEGVDFTNKFIYYVGPVDAVGDEVVGPAGPTTSTRMDKFTDVMLEKTGLIGMIGKAERGPATVASIKDNKAVYLMAVGGAAYLVAKAIKKARVVAFEDLGMEAIYEFEVEDMPVTVAVDSEGANAHTQGPAIWKAKIEELDGALK, encoded by the coding sequence ATGAGCACTATTCGCCAGCAAGATTTTATCGACAGCATTGCCGATGCGCTGCAGTATATTTCTTTTTATCACCCGCTAGACTTTGTTCAAGCTTTAGAAAAAGCCTATAACAAAGAGCAAAGCAAGGCGGCCAAAGACGCCATTGCGCAGATCCTTATTAATTCTCGTATGTCTGCCGAGGGCAAACGCCCACTGTGCCAAGATACCGGCATTGTTACTTGTTTTGTTAAAGTTGGTATGGATGTGCGGTGGGATCAAACCGACATGACGGTGCAGCAAATGGTGGATGAGGGAACGCGTCGTGCCTACACCAATCCAGATAACCCGTTGCGTGCATCGATTGTTGCCGACCCTGCTGGCAGTCGAAAAAATACCAAAGATAACACCCCGTCCGTGGTGCACATTGATATGGTGCCAGGCAATGAAGTAGAAGTGATGATTGCGGCTAAAGGCGGCGGCTCTGAGAACAAAACCAAGATGGTGATGTTGAACCCTTCCGATGATGTTGCCGAGTGGGTAGAAAAAACCTTACCAACAATGGGCGCTGGTTGGTGTCCACCGGGTATGTTAGGTATCGGTATTGGCGGCACTGCGGAAAAAGCAGCGGTATTGGCCAAAGAGTCGTTGATGGACCCTGTGGATATTCATGAGCTGATCGAACGAGGGGCTGAAACGACCGAAGAGAAAATGCGCTTGGAGATTTTTGAGCGAGCTAACAAGCTCGGTATTGGTGCCCAGGGGCTCGGTGGTTTAACCACCGTCGTAGACGTAAAGGTGAAGACCGCGCCCACTCATGCGGCGTCAAAGCCTGTGGTGATGATCCCCAACTGTGCGGCGACTCGTCATGTGCACTTTACTCTTGATGGCTCGGGTCCCGCCGATTTGCAGCCGCCGAAACTAGAAGACTGGCCAGAAGTGACCTGGGAAGTAGGCGAAGACACCCGTCGCGTTAATCTTGATACCCTTAACAAGGATGATATCCAAGACTGGAAGATGGGTGAAACCGTGCTGCTTAGCGGTAAAATTCTGACTGGTCGTGATGCGGCCCACAAGCGTTTGCAAGGAATGATTGAAAGCGGTGAAGGCTTGCCTGAGGGGGTTGACTTTACCAATAAATTTATTTACTACGTGGGCCCTGTGGATGCGGTGGGCGATGAAGTCGTCGGCCCCGCAGGACCCACTACCTCGACCCGTATGGATAAATTCACCGACGTGATGCTAGAGAAAACCGGCCTTATTGGCATGATTGGTAAGGCTGAACGCGGTCCAGCTACAGTTGCCTCAATAAAAGACAACAAGGCGGTATACTTAATGGCTGTTGGCGGCGCCGCTTACCTGGTCGCCAAAGCGATTAAAAAGGCCCGCGTGGTGGCATTTGAGGACTTAGGTATGGAAGCTATCTACGAATTTGAAGTGGAAGATATGCCGGTCACTGTGGCCGTGGACAGCGAAGGAGCAAATGCTCACACCCAAGGTCCAGCAATTTGGAAAGCAAAAATTGAAGAATTGGATGGTGCGTTGAAGTAA
- the pabB gene encoding aminodeoxychorismate synthase component I, with the protein MTNSQLHCRKLALSSSPCEVFAQLHHLQGAVFLDSASAAHVNSRFDILVIEPEATLSVEHNKVYLDGVELHQEVFAYMQQRLASLCTQSPAHDLPFSGGWLGYFGYDLGRTLERLPSLAADDIALAQMQLGLYLDALIYDKAASQWYYIAQPTVDVEARLQRYLQPPAAANAGKFALTSDWASNMSQAQYADKFTKIQDYLRSGDCYQINLAQRFSATYQGCEWQAYRRLRSHNSAPFSAFMRLPQGCILSISPERFIEVHHNQVESKPIKGTLPRSSDPKKDQALAAQLASSPKDRAENVMIVDLLRNDLGKVAKPGSVHVPSLFAIESFPAVHHLVSTVQSQLAEGKTALDQLKAAFPGGSITGAPKIRAMEIIEELEPHRRSAYCGSIGYISACGDMDTSITIRTLVAKDNTLHCWAGGGIVADSDVASEYQETYDKVNKILPVLT; encoded by the coding sequence ATGACAAATTCGCAATTACATTGCCGTAAATTGGCGCTTTCATCCTCGCCGTGTGAGGTGTTTGCCCAATTACACCATCTCCAAGGGGCGGTTTTTCTTGACTCTGCTAGTGCAGCGCACGTCAATAGCCGCTTCGATATCTTAGTGATTGAGCCTGAAGCGACGCTCAGCGTCGAGCACAACAAGGTATACCTAGACGGCGTTGAGCTGCATCAGGAGGTGTTCGCCTATATGCAGCAACGCCTAGCTAGCCTGTGCACGCAATCCCCGGCGCATGACCTGCCTTTTAGTGGCGGCTGGCTTGGCTACTTTGGCTATGATTTAGGACGCACCCTCGAGCGCCTACCCAGCTTAGCGGCGGACGATATTGCCTTGGCGCAGATGCAACTGGGCCTTTATCTTGATGCCTTAATTTACGATAAAGCGGCCAGCCAATGGTATTATATTGCCCAGCCAACGGTGGATGTCGAAGCCCGTTTACAGCGTTACCTGCAGCCACCCGCCGCCGCAAACGCAGGTAAATTTGCCTTAACCAGTGACTGGGCCTCCAATATGAGCCAAGCGCAATATGCCGATAAATTTACAAAGATACAGGACTATTTGCGCAGCGGCGACTGCTATCAGATCAACCTGGCACAGCGCTTCAGTGCCACATATCAGGGCTGCGAATGGCAAGCCTATCGCCGTTTACGCAGCCACAACAGCGCCCCCTTTTCTGCTTTTATGCGTTTACCGCAAGGCTGCATTTTATCCATTTCGCCAGAGCGCTTTATCGAAGTGCACCACAATCAGGTCGAAAGCAAACCGATTAAAGGCACGCTGCCGCGCAGCAGTGACCCTAAAAAAGATCAAGCCTTGGCAGCACAGTTGGCAAGCTCCCCCAAAGACCGCGCCGAGAACGTCATGATTGTCGATTTACTGCGTAATGACCTCGGCAAGGTTGCGAAACCGGGCTCGGTGCATGTGCCCTCACTTTTTGCCATAGAGAGCTTCCCCGCTGTCCATCATTTAGTCAGTACCGTGCAGTCGCAATTGGCTGAGGGCAAAACGGCGCTCGACCAACTGAAGGCCGCATTCCCGGGTGGCTCTATTACCGGTGCCCCAAAAATCCGGGCGATGGAAATCATTGAAGAGCTCGAACCACATCGGCGCAGTGCCTATTGTGGTTCAATTGGCTACATTAGCGCCTGCGGTGATATGGACACCAGTATCACCATTCGTACCTTAGTGGCCAAAGACAATACCCTACATTGCTGGGCCGGTGGTGGCATTGTTGCCGACTCAGATGTTGCCTCTGAGTACCAAGAGACTTACGATAAGGTAAATAAAATCTTACCGGTATTGACGTGA
- a CDS encoding NUDIX hydrolase — protein sequence MIKSPHAALSCAQVIARFNLSAAPSSFVPIHPKRRSAVVMLLSESEHGAQVLLCKRGAHLRHHPSQLCFPGGKQEREDKTLAHTALRELHEELNIDSKDVTIIGRLDEVSTLNDMSITPYLAQLRAGARWQIDQNEVEAAFFVPLAELLATQNWQSLRVERQQKNLHFRVFKTPYGLLWGATERIIERFTKRLGPIS from the coding sequence GTGATAAAATCACCCCATGCGGCGCTCTCATGCGCTCAGGTTATTGCGCGGTTTAATCTCAGTGCCGCGCCCTCCAGCTTTGTTCCAATCCACCCAAAGCGCCGTAGCGCCGTGGTTATGCTGCTCTCAGAGTCTGAGCACGGAGCACAAGTGTTGCTGTGTAAACGCGGCGCCCATCTGCGCCATCATCCCAGCCAACTGTGCTTTCCAGGAGGAAAGCAAGAGCGCGAAGATAAGACGCTTGCCCACACCGCCCTACGAGAGCTGCACGAGGAGCTAAATATAGACAGCAAAGATGTCACCATCATCGGCCGTCTCGATGAGGTGAGCACCCTCAATGATATGAGTATTACGCCGTATCTAGCACAGCTACGCGCCGGTGCCCGTTGGCAAATTGATCAAAATGAGGTCGAAGCCGCATTTTTTGTGCCTCTGGCTGAACTATTGGCAACCCAAAACTGGCAGTCTCTGCGGGTCGAGCGGCAACAAAAAAACCTCCACTTTCGCGTTTTTAAAACCCCTTATGGTCTGCTGTGGGGAGCAACCGAGCGAATTATTGAGCGCTTTACGAAGCGCCTTGGTCCGATCAGCTAA